A single Crateriforma conspicua DNA region contains:
- the pyrF gene encoding orotidine-5'-phosphate decarboxylase, producing MKFADRLAQAVRQSGSVTCVGLDPRRDQLPAGIRDGIPNDSPDQWAAAYTQFCTEIIDVAAGRVACVKPQAAFFEQLGPAGTIALGEVIAYANRRGLIVITDGKRNDIGSTATAYADAYLGAGNASAWGSDSLTVSPYLGEDSLQPFVDVCDHRDAGIFVLVKTSNPGGGLLQDRQTDGQTVYQRVAELIAQMNAERRGDSGYGPVGAVVGATYPEQLAQMRAAMPTSWILVPGFGAQGGAADDVKHAFDDAGLGAVVNSSRHIIFAHRRPEFADKFGDAKWQDAVSAAIDEMNQALSFGSL from the coding sequence ATGAAGTTCGCCGATCGCCTTGCCCAAGCCGTCCGCCAATCGGGTTCGGTCACCTGTGTCGGGCTGGACCCGCGTCGCGATCAGCTGCCGGCCGGCATCCGGGACGGCATCCCAAACGATTCGCCCGACCAGTGGGCAGCGGCCTACACCCAGTTCTGCACCGAGATCATCGATGTGGCCGCCGGGCGCGTCGCCTGTGTCAAGCCACAGGCCGCTTTCTTTGAACAACTGGGCCCCGCCGGCACGATCGCTCTGGGCGAAGTCATCGCCTATGCCAACCGCCGCGGTCTGATCGTCATCACCGACGGCAAACGCAACGACATCGGCAGCACAGCGACCGCCTATGCCGATGCCTACTTGGGGGCCGGCAATGCCAGCGCGTGGGGCAGCGATTCATTGACCGTCAGCCCCTATTTGGGCGAAGACAGCCTGCAACCGTTTGTCGATGTATGTGACCATCGCGACGCGGGCATCTTTGTTCTGGTCAAGACGTCCAATCCCGGCGGCGGATTGCTGCAAGACCGCCAAACCGATGGCCAAACGGTCTATCAACGGGTCGCGGAACTAATCGCCCAGATGAACGCCGAGCGGCGAGGCGACAGCGGGTACGGACCGGTCGGCGCCGTGGTCGGTGCGACCTATCCGGAACAATTGGCCCAGATGCGAGCCGCCATGCCGACGTCGTGGATTCTGGTTCCCGGCTTTGGTGCCCAAGGCGGCGCCGCCGACGACGTGAAGCATGCGTTTGACGATGCCGGCCTGGGGGCGGTCGTCAACAGTTCACGCCACATCATTTTTGCCCACCGTCGTCCAGAATTTGCCGACAAGTTCGGTGATGCAAAGTGGCAAGACGCGGTTTCGGCGGCGATCGACGAAATGAATCAAGCGTTAAGTTTTGGCAGCCTGTAG
- a CDS encoding DUF2213 domain-containing protein codes for MLTVTSRFVANRAAHRSIVQDGNEYYVVPVVMIVEGVHHGSNGPFYYSKNELKKSASAWNMKPIVVNHPADSNGRMVSADSKEIRAKQEVGFIVNARFENNKLVADACIEKERAFHIDPRICRAIESRQLMEVSTGLFHDVQYSPGQWAGKSYEFEATEHRPDHLAILPDGVGACSVSDGAGLLQANQQKVTGLGLPKMMFGPHEMPPPHQPTDKGGLPLPEWRF; via the coding sequence ATGCTCACAGTTACAAGTCGGTTTGTTGCGAATCGGGCGGCCCACCGTTCGATTGTGCAGGACGGTAACGAATACTATGTCGTTCCCGTGGTCATGATTGTCGAGGGTGTCCATCACGGATCAAACGGCCCGTTCTATTATTCGAAGAACGAACTCAAGAAGTCAGCATCTGCCTGGAACATGAAGCCCATCGTGGTGAACCACCCCGCAGACAGCAACGGACGGATGGTCAGTGCCGACTCAAAAGAGATTCGGGCCAAGCAAGAAGTAGGATTCATCGTGAACGCAAGGTTTGAAAACAACAAGCTTGTTGCCGATGCTTGCATTGAGAAGGAAAGGGCATTTCATATCGACCCACGAATTTGCCGTGCGATCGAGTCCCGCCAACTCATGGAAGTATCCACTGGCCTGTTTCACGACGTCCAGTATTCGCCGGGCCAGTGGGCGGGCAAATCGTATGAGTTTGAAGCGACCGAACATCGGCCTGACCATCTGGCGATTCTTCCTGATGGCGTTGGGGCTTGTTCAGTTTCCGATGGAGCAGGATTGTTGCAAGCGAACCAGCAGAAGGTCACTGGCTTGGGTCTTCCTAAGATGATGTTTGGCCCGCACGAAATGCCGCCACCACACCAGCCTACCGATAAGGGTGGTCTGCCATTGCCCGAGTGGCGGTTTTGA
- a CDS encoding recombinase family protein has translation MAKIDAIYVRISSSKQDAASQFPDLKRWEKANQDDLEVRWFRDEFTGRTMKRPEWNELHELIQMRKVRNLVIWRLDRLGRTASGLTKLFDELQDSGVNLVSLKDGVDLSTPAGRMMANVLASVAQFETELRAERITAGLEAAKAKGKDRKWKKRGIKPGQRLKVTKRHIRRAHQMKAKGLSVVEIAKSLDLSRQTIYKILKEPNELQKE, from the coding sequence ATGGCCAAGATTGACGCCATCTATGTTCGCATCTCCTCAAGCAAACAGGACGCTGCTTCCCAGTTCCCCGACCTAAAACGATGGGAGAAGGCCAACCAGGACGACTTGGAAGTTCGTTGGTTTCGTGACGAGTTCACCGGGCGGACGATGAAACGCCCAGAATGGAACGAACTGCACGAACTGATCCAAATGCGAAAGGTACGCAACCTTGTCATCTGGCGATTGGATCGTCTTGGCCGGACGGCAAGTGGCCTGACCAAGCTATTCGATGAACTTCAAGACAGCGGTGTGAATCTTGTCAGCTTGAAAGATGGAGTCGATTTATCCACTCCGGCGGGACGAATGATGGCGAACGTACTTGCTTCAGTGGCCCAGTTCGAAACGGAGTTGAGGGCAGAGCGGATCACCGCAGGACTGGAAGCAGCCAAGGCCAAAGGAAAAGACCGAAAGTGGAAGAAACGCGGTATCAAACCGGGCCAAAGACTCAAAGTAACCAAACGACATATCCGGCGTGCTCATCAAATGAAGGCCAAAGGCCTGTCAGTAGTGGAAATTGCCAAGTCACTCGATTTGTCGCGTCAGACGATCTACAAGATTTTGAAAGAGCCGAATGAATTGCAGAAGGAATAA